The Streptomyces puniciscabiei genomic interval CAGCGCATCATCTGGTCGGACATGACCGGCAACATCCTCGGCCTGATCACCCTGGCCCTCGGCTGGCGCCGCTCCCTGTGGACCTGGCCCGTGCAGTTCCTCTCCGGCCTCGTCCTGTTCGCCGCCTTCTACGGCCACCTCACCGGCAGCGCCGGCAAGCAGGCCGTCGTCATGGCCGTCGCGCTGTACGGCTGGTGGCAGTGGCGGCGCAGCCAGGGCCGGGCCGAGGACGGCCACATCGCCCCCCGGTTCGCCAGTTGGCGTGAGCGCGCGGCGATGCTCGGCGCGGCCGCCGCGGGCACGGTCGCGGTGGCCCTGCTCTTCACGGCCTACCCGTCGCTGTCCTGGGACCCCTGGCCCGACGCCTACATCTTCGTCGGCACCATCGTCGCCATGTACGCCCAGGCCAAGGGCATGGTCGAGTTCTGGATCGCCTGGCTGCTGGTCGACCTCGTCGGCGTACCCCTCAACTTCGCCAACGGCTACGCCTTCTCCGGTTTCGTCTACGTCATCTACGGCGCACTCGTCCTGTGGGGCATGCGCGACTGGTGGCTGCGCTCCCGCCGGAACCCGCAGCCCGTCCTGGAAGGAGCCCCGGCATGACCTCGGCACTGCCCCTGTACGACACGGACGCCCCCGAGAACTTCGGCCTCGACCCCGTCGAGCGGGCCATCGCCGACATAGCGGCCGGCCGCCCGGTCGTCGTCGTGGACGACGAGGACCGGGAGAACGAGGGCGATCTCGTCATCGCCGCCGAGATGGCCACCCCCGAGATCGTCGCGTTC includes:
- a CDS encoding nicotinamide mononucleotide transporter family protein; translation: MNWLNSEAFTLFGQRIIWSDMTGNILGLITLALGWRRSLWTWPVQFLSGLVLFAAFYGHLTGSAGKQAVVMAVALYGWWQWRRSQGRAEDGHIAPRFASWRERAAMLGAAAAGTVAVALLFTAYPSLSWDPWPDAYIFVGTIVAMYAQAKGMVEFWIAWLLVDLVGVPLNFANGYAFSGFVYVIYGALVLWGMRDWWLRSRRNPQPVLEGAPA